From Micromonospora rhizosphaerae, the proteins below share one genomic window:
- a CDS encoding DUF6966 domain-containing protein → MVEVPQSRIDWNLRRFRSALVELRELLRRHDNEHWAQWADRALTRLDAGDAAGLDYWLDAYGGMGSINDLSINWSGSLSPDREQAVYERIEELRGLCYSLAAQLKVDIQESRQQ, encoded by the coding sequence GTGGTCGAGGTGCCGCAGTCGCGTATCGATTGGAACCTTCGGCGGTTCCGGTCCGCGCTCGTCGAGCTGCGCGAGCTGCTACGCCGGCATGACAACGAGCACTGGGCACAGTGGGCGGACCGAGCACTTACCCGCTTGGATGCTGGGGATGCGGCTGGCCTTGATTACTGGCTGGACGCATACGGCGGCATGGGAAGCATCAACGATCTGTCGATCAACTGGAGCGGGTCGCTGTCGCCGGATCGAGAGCAAGCCGTCTACGAGCGGATCGAGGAACTCCGAGGATTGTGTTACAGCCTGGCGGCTCAGCTCAAGGTCGACATTCAGGAATCTCGGCAGCAATGA